In the Chroococcidiopsis sp. SAG 2025 genome, one interval contains:
- a CDS encoding ABC transporter ATP-binding protein — MISYTDTLDPTLKDTTQLVLKDVFKVFPGRQSLVDRLLHRTSPDYIAIAEINLEISANTFVSIIGPSGCGKSTLLNIIAGLTPPTSGVVMLNGTEIYHPGPDRGVVFQNYSLMPWMTVAENIRFAIETVYSKMSRDRQKQIVREYIDLVGLRGAEQKHPHELSGGMKQRVGIARALAINPQILLMDEPFGALDALTRGFLQDEIARIWEQQHKTAILITHSIEEALLLSDQIVMMSRGPAAQIVEVLDIPFPRPRKRESLDRHPAYHELKAELELHLSRETRAVEELRV, encoded by the coding sequence ATGATTTCCTATACCGATACACTCGATCCTACACTTAAAGACACGACTCAGTTGGTGCTGAAGGATGTGTTTAAGGTCTTTCCTGGGAGACAGAGCTTAGTAGATCGGCTATTGCATCGTACTTCGCCGGATTATATTGCGATCGCTGAGATTAATTTAGAAATTTCAGCGAATACCTTTGTTTCAATTATCGGTCCTTCTGGATGTGGTAAATCGACACTGCTAAACATTATTGCTGGTTTGACTCCACCTACTAGCGGTGTGGTAATGCTGAATGGAACCGAAATTTATCACCCAGGTCCCGATCGCGGTGTTGTCTTCCAAAATTATTCTCTGATGCCTTGGATGACTGTAGCAGAAAATATCCGCTTTGCGATTGAAACAGTTTATTCCAAAATGTCTCGCGATCGGCAAAAACAGATCGTGCGCGAATATATCGATCTAGTCGGGTTGCGGGGTGCAGAACAGAAACATCCCCATGAATTATCGGGAGGAATGAAGCAAAGAGTCGGTATTGCAAGAGCTTTAGCAATCAATCCGCAAATTCTCTTAATGGATGAGCCATTTGGTGCTTTAGATGCATTGACGCGGGGTTTTTTACAAGATGAAATTGCCCGAATTTGGGAGCAACAACACAAAACTGCAATTCTGATTACCCACAGTATTGAAGAGGCTTTGTTACTATCAGATCAAATCGTAATGATGAGTCGGGGTCCCGCCGCTCAAATTGTCGAAGTGCTTGATATTCCCTTCCCCCGTCCCCGCAAGCGCGAAAGTCTCGATCGCCATCCTGCCTATCACGAACTCAAAGCCGAATTAGAGTTACACCTATCCCGTGAAACCCGCGCTGTTGAGGAGTTGCGGGTGTAA
- the ntrB gene encoding nitrate ABC transporter permease — translation MVDNSRRLSKQRSHSKNKFWQTYHWLQNPNFQATILFFLLLAALLLVWELGVQLKLFSPVMPAASRTIADFWSWIVDPFYDNGPNDKGIGLHLLASLQRVMVGFFIGSAIAIPLGIAIGLSEVVSKAVDPFIQLLRPVSPLAWLPLGLAILKSSEATALFVIAITSIAPTLINTKFGVSHVSRDYLNVARTLGASRWRTIAKVILPAAAPQIVAGLRISIGISWLVIVAAEMIVGGTGIGSFVWNEWNNLNVTSIITAIVVIGLVGILLDRLLGLLHSWVSFGQ, via the coding sequence ATGGTGGACAACTCCCGACGATTATCCAAGCAGCGATCGCACTCCAAAAATAAGTTTTGGCAAACTTATCATTGGCTCCAAAACCCCAATTTCCAAGCCACAATTTTATTCTTTTTGCTCCTAGCTGCGTTGTTACTCGTATGGGAATTGGGAGTGCAATTGAAGCTATTTTCTCCTGTCATGCCAGCTGCCAGTCGAACGATCGCCGATTTTTGGAGTTGGATCGTCGATCCATTTTACGATAATGGTCCCAACGATAAAGGCATCGGTCTGCACTTACTAGCAAGCTTACAACGAGTGATGGTAGGGTTTTTCATCGGCTCGGCGATCGCTATTCCTCTAGGTATTGCGATCGGATTATCAGAAGTCGTTTCCAAAGCCGTCGATCCGTTTATTCAACTGCTGCGTCCCGTCTCTCCTTTGGCATGGTTGCCATTAGGACTAGCAATACTCAAAAGTTCTGAAGCAACAGCCTTATTTGTGATTGCAATTACGAGCATTGCACCCACGTTAATTAATACCAAATTTGGTGTCAGCCATGTTTCTCGCGACTACCTCAACGTAGCGCGAACTTTGGGAGCATCTCGCTGGCGGACGATCGCCAAAGTAATTTTACCCGCAGCCGCACCCCAGATCGTAGCAGGATTGCGAATTAGTATTGGTATTTCCTGGTTAGTGATAGTCGCCGCCGAGATGATTGTCGGTGGTACGGGTATTGGTAGCTTTGTTTGGAACGAGTGGAATAACCTCAATGTCACCAGCATCATCACCGCGATCGTCGTTATCGGACTCGTAGGAATTCTGCTCGATCGCCTTTTGGGACTATTACACAGTTGGGTGTCTTTTGGTCAGTGA
- a CDS encoding CmpA/NrtA family ABC transporter substrate-binding protein, protein MTALLESPSENGIYSLEAITSLSSANANCPCGGSHIAADHQNFLEGMPQDPADLVNDLCKMGHYSEETLEFARALTQAEIRKTLVLQMLDRAEPGQRQICYDLIQLAGGLEEAFAAAFGDRSTQFFNDALRLSKFRRRDFLIKVAAAAAVVTAASCVGNNNSQAPTATSTNAADPSKLEKTDLTIGFIPIACSIPIVAAEPVGFFKKHGLNVTLKKMPNWAAVRESAIAGELDAYHMLSPMPIAMTLGLGSSAFPIRLASIENINGQSIAVASKHQDKVKTAADFKGMTIGLPFPYSMHNLLLRYYLASGGLNPDKDVRLEIVPPPDSVAKMAAGQIDAFLMPDNFGQRAIFEKIGFIHLLTKDLWQGHPCCAFAASQSWIDRHPNTFRAVNKAIIDSAGHANAAENRQEVAKAMSERKYLNQPEPVLTAVLTGKFDNGLGQTLDVPDRIGFDPYPWKSFAKWISSQMVRWDLMPTEKAKYEEIATQVYMTDLARELAKELGQNPPAESTRIEKLKNGDFDPGKVEAYLQEQKKQFKV, encoded by the coding sequence GATCATCAAAATTTTCTGGAAGGAATGCCCCAAGATCCAGCAGATTTGGTAAATGACCTATGTAAAATGGGACACTACTCAGAAGAAACTCTCGAATTTGCCCGAGCATTAACTCAAGCCGAAATCAGAAAGACTCTGGTACTCCAGATGCTCGATCGCGCCGAACCAGGACAACGCCAGATCTGCTACGATTTGATCCAGCTTGCCGGAGGATTAGAAGAGGCTTTTGCCGCCGCCTTTGGCGATCGCTCAACCCAGTTTTTTAATGATGCACTCCGTCTAAGCAAGTTTCGCCGCCGCGATTTTTTAATTAAAGTTGCAGCCGCCGCCGCAGTCGTAACGGCTGCAAGTTGCGTTGGTAACAATAACTCGCAAGCACCAACCGCAACTTCTACGAATGCCGCAGATCCGAGTAAGTTAGAAAAAACCGATTTAACAATTGGTTTTATTCCCATCGCCTGTTCGATTCCCATCGTCGCCGCCGAACCAGTGGGATTTTTTAAAAAACATGGATTAAACGTAACGCTGAAGAAAATGCCAAACTGGGCAGCAGTACGAGAATCTGCGATCGCCGGCGAACTCGATGCCTACCACATGCTGTCTCCCATGCCGATCGCGATGACTTTGGGTTTAGGTTCTTCTGCCTTCCCGATTCGACTTGCCAGTATTGAAAATATTAACGGACAATCAATCGCAGTTGCCAGCAAACATCAAGATAAAGTCAAAACTGCGGCAGATTTTAAAGGCATGACTATCGGATTGCCTTTTCCCTACTCAATGCATAATTTGTTACTGCGCTACTACCTCGCATCGGGAGGATTGAACCCAGACAAAGACGTAAGACTAGAAATCGTTCCCCCACCGGATTCAGTCGCAAAGATGGCAGCAGGACAAATTGACGCTTTCCTCATGCCTGATAATTTTGGGCAACGGGCAATCTTTGAGAAAATTGGTTTCATTCACCTACTCACCAAAGATCTTTGGCAAGGACACCCGTGTTGTGCTTTTGCCGCAAGCCAAAGTTGGATCGATCGCCACCCGAATACCTTTCGTGCTGTCAACAAAGCTATTATCGATAGCGCCGGACATGCCAACGCTGCCGAAAACCGTCAGGAAGTCGCCAAGGCAATGTCCGAACGCAAGTATCTCAACCAGCCGGAACCAGTTCTTACAGCCGTGCTGACGGGGAAATTTGACAATGGTTTAGGGCAAACTCTAGACGTACCAGATCGAATTGGCTTCGATCCCTATCCGTGGAAAAGCTTTGCCAAGTGGATTTCTTCCCAAATGGTACGCTGGGATTTAATGCCGACAGAAAAGGCAAAATATGAAGAAATTGCCACTCAAGTCTACATGACAGACTTAGCAAGAGAACTGGCGAAAGAATTGGGACAAAATCCACCTGCGGAGTCTACGCGGATCGAAAAACTGAAAAATGGTGACTTTGACCCTGGTAAAGTTGAAGCCTATTTACAAGAACAGAAAAAACAGTTCAAGGTTTAG